Part of the Triticum aestivum cultivar Chinese Spring chromosome 4D, IWGSC CS RefSeq v2.1, whole genome shotgun sequence genome is shown below.
AAATACATTATGGATGCTAGAGAGATGCCTGTGCTAAGCATGTTTCAAAAGATCAAAAATCAGTTCACTTGAAGACTTGGCCAACAATTGTTATCCAGTGGAAGCGGGCAAATGAATTTTCCATGTCACAGGCTTAACAGGGCAGTACCAAGTTGACATTTTGAAACAACAATGTAGTTGCAGGAAGTGGCAGATGACATGCATTCCTTGTCACTATAGTATTACTTATTTTAGGCATGAGAGGATAAGTCCAGAGTCAAAGGTCCACACGTGTTATAGTGTTGCCAATTTGAAGCTTTGCTATAGTGAGGTGATCATGCCATACAGAGATCCGAGAGGGTGTCAAAAGATGAATGCTGCATTAGTGATGCCACCTGTCTATACTAAGGAAGTAGGAAGGCCTCCCACCAAAAGGAGAAAGGCACCTAAGGAAAAAATGGGAAACTTACAAGAGCTGGGACAGTGCAACATTGTAGTGTGTGCAACCAACCTGACCACAACAAAAGAAAATGGCCAGGGCTTGGAAGAGGTGGACAAGCAACAGAACAGACTCATGTACAAGCTGAAGATCACCAACATGCAAATTGCAAGAGAAAGCAACTTCTAAAGAGGGATGTCACATTTACTCAGATGTGCTAATTACTACTTTTCTGTTTCCATTTACTCATGTGCGATAATTTCTCATTTTATTGTGATACTTACTTATTTGTTGTCTAGGAATCTGGTACGACAAGCACTGGTGAAAATGGAAGTCAAATATCAATGTCAGATCTAATGTTGGAAACTGTAAGCTCCTACAATTGTTGGTTTATTTGCACATTTTGAATAAGCTCAATCTCTCTTCATATAGTGTGTGCAACTAATTGTGAATCATGCCAAATATTATTTGTGAATGAACTCAAATTAGTTGCATGAATTGTGCTCATACAGACTTCACAAAGCACAGAACAACCTCAGATTTCACTAGGCCCTCTCCTTGAGTGTAGTTTCATTGCCAACACAAGGGATGCATGGCCACAGCCAAGGCCATTGCGGGTAGTTCCACCAGCAAAGAAGAAGGCAAAGCGTACTGCAAAAAAGAAGTAACTTGGACAAGAGAAGGTGTGCACTTTGGACATGGAAGAAAGTTGTGGATTTTGGATAGGGGAAGAAAGTTCTGCATTTCGAAGAGGATAGGAGAGAAGATATGATGTGTGTAGCAAAACCTCATGCATGAAGCCTTTGATGTTGGTTTATTTGCACATATTTGATCTTTCTTTTGTGTGGTTCTATTGTAATAGAAACCTGAATTTAGACCTTATCTGAGATGTTAGAAACTAGTGTATGATCATGACGATGTAGACCTTATTGCTCTCAATGATCATATTGATGTAGACCTTATTGTTGTCGTGATGTAAGCTTATTGCTCTCAATGTTCTGCATCTATTTGTTGTGAACATATCATATTTTTAGAGGCCATAGTGGATGCAAGAGAAGAGTTGAGAAGAGATGGTCTAGAGGAGGAACAAAGGTTATCTTATAGTGCCAAATGAGGTAAATGAAATATTCCCAACAACTCTGGGTGGCATCATTGCTGCCAAAACCGGCTCTGCTTACGTGGCTATGGCCAATGTCGCCACTGGACTTGGTCAGCCACAATTAAGGCTCGCAGTGGACAGTTTATTTAGTTATAGGATTCATATGTGCATTTTAGAACTTTTAGGACCTAGATGACACACCTCGAATACTTTTAGGACTTACAATGCATTTTACTCAAAAAAATGGGAGAGGGGAGACCCGTCTTTCACAACAACAAAAATGCAATGAAAAGTGTGTTGTTGGCATTTTGTTAACGAAAAAAAAGACCATATCCAGAGAAAAACAAAGTGATTCATAAATTCATTTGGAAAACAAACAACCCACTGGTGCAGTTCAATGTCTACAATGTACTGTAGTAATTATTGAAATAAAAATTGTAACAAAGTCCACAAATTTATTCTCAGTCTCTCATCTGAGTGATTATTCTGATTATGAATACGAAATGGTAGAAGGCGCATCAGACGGTCATAACCCTCTTGGCATGGAGAGCAGCCCTGATCTTCATGATGGAACCGGAGACATTATTCCCGACGTTGTCGACGGTCTGTGCGGTGAGGTTCCCTCCAACCAGGGGTGTCTGCCACAGGACAGAGACGAGAGATCCGCGGCTCCTCTGGTGGTCCATGGGGTCGACACCAGAGGGGTTGGCATCAAGCGGATCATTCTGCATGTCGCCGACGCCGTCAGGAAGGATGGCGAACCCGGAGGGCAGCAGGGAGAGAGAGGCACGGCTGCCCCCATGCATCACGTCCTTGAGCTCTCCCGCGTCAATCGGAGCGTACGCCACCACCATGCACGGCGCGTCGCTGCAAGCCTGCTGCAGGATGAGCTTCTTGTTGCAGCTGCTTCTACCACGACCACGAGCCTGCGGCAATTCGAAGAAAAATGGCCAACCGTTAGATATCCACATTGGTTCGACCACAATGCGGACCGAAGTAGCGATAAGAATGTTTGAAGCTAGGATGCAAACCATTGCAGTGGGGCGAAGGACGGAGACGCCGCTGAGAGGGAACTGGGCCGTGGCAAGGGAAGCTTCCTCCTGCACGCGTGCGCCCTCGGCAAGCACGTCCCACTCGCCACGGCGCTCCCCGTCGCAGATGTAGTCGAACACGCGCTGCGGCGGTATCTCGGGGAGCCACACCGTCGTGGTAGCGCACAGCACGGGCCCGGCCGCCTGCTCTCCCGGTGCAGCGAGGGGAGTCAACACGTGCATGGCCAGCTGGAAGGACTCGCGGCCGCGCCAGTCGGCGACCTTGCGCCACGCCTCGCCCCTGGGCGCAGAGATGGCCACGTAGAAGCTCTCCGTCATCCTCCGTGCCAGCTCCAGGGCGTTGTTCCGCCCCTCGGGCGTTATTGCACCACCTGCCGTAAATGTTTCAGGATTGCATGACCATCTGGACCGATCCATATATATGGGTGGATGTTCTGGTGATGGGGTTTCGTGACTCACCTGCCCTGCTGATGCCATAGGCGGGGCTCAAGCGCTGCGCAAGGAATTCGCACCTCCTCTGGAGCGATGTCAGCCAGCGACGTGCGCTGAAGGTGTGCCCTGAGCTCAACAGCAGGTGGAGGAGCGGCGGCATGAAGCCCTTGTCATACTCCGCGTTCACGATCATTGCCACCTGGAACGAATGCGCAAGGGATTATACATAAGCACAATGCATATGATATATCCATTGTATTACTATAGTTGTTTGCAGCAATATGCCAGTAGAAATTATGAGAATTCACACTAGTTACCTTGCAGTAGCCATTGTTCATGTCCTTGATAAGACACCCACTGGGCAGCACCCGGCAGGCCCCCGGCAGGCCAGTGTTCCATGCTCTGAGCTCAGATGTGCCATGGGCATCAAGAGACACGTCCACCACGGCCCAAACGCCTTGCTCTATCATCTGGCATTGCCTCAGGAACTTCGCATTGCAACTCGACACCCCTGGCGACAGCACCCTAAGGCCTGCATTCATCTGCGATCGATTGTGCCACGGATTTTTTTAGTAACGCAACCCATATAACCaactcttttttttcgaaaagggggaagaCCCATATAACCAACTACTAGTATGAGAGCTATTTTGCAGCGGAACTTACCAGTATCACTCCCCCTTGGCAGATACAACCGTGGCCGATGTCGCTGGCGGAAACACTTGACACGATATCGGGAAACGTTTCAAGCCAACAGTTCTGCCAACAGCTCAAAAGTCAAAACACACACAGGGAGAAGTCATATGTGAAATTACGGACAAGTTATGTTACCTCGTCCATGAAGATGCGGACAAGGTCGGCTCCAGTGCACATAACCATGCCAGTGTCCCGAGTGCCATTCGCCGTGAACCCCGGCGGGGGAAGCTCGAGTAAGCCCGGGAGCGTGGTCGCGCGATACAGCTGGTGGTCGAGCACCTCGCCGCCCAGGGCCGCCGGCTGCCACATTGGCTCGCCCTGCTTCATCAGCATCATGAGCTCGTTGAGTGCAGCGAGGACGTGCCTCTCGAGCGCGGCGTGCTCCGCGCCGCCGGCTGTGGATGATGCGCAGCCGCCGGGAGCACAGTGACCCATGGTGTCCGCCATGAGGTCGTcctggcgtggcggcggcggcacgacgGGGTCGACGTTGAGATCGCAGAGGATCCGTGACGAGCCTGCAGTTCCAGCAGAGACACCGTGGAGGTAGGCCGTCCTGCGGAGGAGTTCGGCCTTGAGCCTCTCGTTCTCCATGTGTAGGCGCCGCAGCTCCGGCGGGGTCAGCGGCTTAATGAACACCATCGGGCCTTTGCATGTGGGGCAGGTCTTCTTCAGCATCGCCGCCTTCATGGCTCGATTCTCTTCTGCTAGCATAACGTTCTCCGTCCGGAGCACCATGTTCTGTTGACG
Proteins encoded:
- the LOC123099603 gene encoding homeobox-leucine zipper protein ROC5-like; the encoded protein is MVGEWQPQNGQVRDEIDPSIPTDDKDFISSNTGTTDDDKDVATADEDTTGAGSASNMRKRGRHANHQIRELETMFQQCPHPDENLRIALSKRVGMDPLRVKFWFQNRRNAKKNQNERQQNMVLRTENVMLAEENRAMKAAMLKKTCPTCKGPMVFIKPLTPPELRRLHMENERLKAELLRRTAYLHGVSAGTAGSCWQNCWLETFPDIVSSVSASDIGHGCICQGGVILMNAGLRVLSPGVSSCNAKFLRQCQMIEQGVWAVVDVSLDAHGTSELRAWNTGLPGACRVLPSGCLIKDMNNGYCKVAMIVNAEYDKGFMPPLLHLLLSSGHTFSARRWLTSLQRRCEFLAQRLSPAYGISRAGGAITPEGRNNALELARRMTESFYVAISAPRGEAWRKVADWRGRESFQLAMHVLTPLAAPGEQAAGPVLCATTTARGRGRSSCNKKLILQQACSDAPCMVVAYAPIDAGELKDVMHGGSRASLSLLPSGFAILPDGVGDMQNDPLDANPSGVDPMDHQRSRGSLVSVLWQTPLVGGNLTAQTVDNVGNNVSGSIMKIRAALHAKRVMTV